The following coding sequences are from one Saprospiraceae bacterium window:
- a CDS encoding bifunctional 5,10-methylenetetrahydrofolate dehydrogenase/5,10-methenyltetrahydrofolate cyclohydrolase codes for MILLDGNQLSKTIRKEISDKVRDFCQTDIRPPHLAAVLLGDNPASEAYVRNKIKACEEVGFASTLIKKPASTTEEELLEIIYKLNTDNQIDGYIVQLPLPRHINEDHVNLAINPEKDVDGFHPNNFGRMALGLPAFHPATPAGIMMMLDRYGIETEGKHCVVLGRSNIVGTPISLLMSKKTKPGNATVSIVHSRSENLIGFTRSADILIAALGIPFFVKEDMVKSGVVVIDVGINRIQDPSAPKGSRLVGDVDFDGVSRKASAITPVPGGVGPMTITALISNTWDAYKRKQF; via the coding sequence ATGATTTTATTAGATGGCAATCAATTGTCAAAAACAATCCGAAAAGAAATATCAGATAAAGTAAGAGATTTTTGTCAAACTGACATCAGACCACCACATCTGGCAGCAGTATTACTGGGCGACAATCCCGCAAGTGAAGCGTATGTCCGAAACAAAATCAAGGCTTGCGAAGAAGTTGGTTTTGCTTCCACACTGATCAAAAAACCTGCGTCTACCACAGAGGAGGAGTTACTTGAAATCATTTACAAACTCAATACCGACAATCAGATTGATGGGTATATTGTCCAACTACCTCTTCCCAGGCACATCAATGAGGATCATGTAAACCTGGCTATCAATCCTGAAAAAGATGTCGATGGATTTCATCCAAACAATTTTGGAAGAATGGCACTTGGTCTGCCTGCATTTCATCCTGCGACGCCAGCCGGTATCATGATGATGCTGGACAGATATGGTATTGAAACCGAAGGTAAACATTGTGTTGTGCTTGGAAGAAGCAATATAGTGGGTACACCAATCTCACTCCTGATGTCAAAGAAAACAAAACCTGGGAATGCCACTGTATCCATTGTGCATAGCCGTTCCGAAAACTTGATTGGATTTACCAGATCCGCAGATATACTCATTGCTGCTTTGGGAATTCCATTTTTTGTAAAAGAGGATATGGTAAAATCAGGTGTTGTAGTCATCGATGTTGGTATAAACCGAATCCAGGATCCTTCTGCTCCAAAAGGATCGAGATTGGTCGGAGATGTGGATTTTGATGGTGTGAGTAGAAAAGCTTCGGCGATCACTCCGGTTCCCGGCGGAGTTGGGCCAATGACGATCACTGCTCTGATCAGCAATACCTGGGATGCTTACAAGAGGAAGCAGTTCTAA
- a CDS encoding SDR family NAD(P)-dependent oxidoreductase — protein sequence MRRILLITGISTGIGAHLARFFHERGYFILGTVRKTKSAPRWTKELDHLHLFEMDLTDPSSVELVFEQIKDFLKSDKIYGLINNAGIAVAGPMLYLPMESFNRQMMINVTGLLDVTQRCFPLMMSDNARIINISSVSGLQSSPFLGAYSASKFAVEAISDSLRLEAALLGIKVVLVEPGPIQTPIWQKNDLLASEYQDTEYGPYLSQAKIIMQQIEQKALPLTALEKPLIHALEAATPRNRYLIYKHPILLKILIRFIPGKWKDYFTISYLKTMALKNKIK from the coding sequence ATGAGGAGAATTTTACTTATTACCGGCATTTCTACGGGTATCGGGGCTCATCTTGCTAGATTTTTCCACGAGCGTGGATATTTCATTCTAGGTACTGTGAGGAAGACAAAGTCAGCTCCCAGGTGGACCAAGGAACTAGATCACCTTCATTTGTTTGAAATGGATCTTACTGATCCTTCGAGTGTTGAGCTTGTTTTTGAACAAATCAAAGATTTCCTGAAATCTGACAAAATCTACGGATTAATCAACAATGCCGGAATAGCTGTTGCGGGACCGATGCTCTACTTGCCAATGGAGTCTTTCAATAGACAAATGATGATCAATGTAACAGGTTTGTTAGACGTTACTCAGCGGTGCTTCCCTTTAATGATGTCCGATAATGCCAGAATAATCAACATCAGTTCAGTGTCCGGACTCCAGTCTAGTCCTTTTTTGGGAGCCTATTCTGCGTCAAAATTTGCGGTAGAGGCGATCTCTGATAGTTTGAGGCTTGAAGCTGCATTGCTTGGCATAAAAGTTGTCCTTGTAGAACCAGGGCCGATTCAAACTCCAATTTGGCAAAAAAACGACCTTCTTGCAAGCGAATATCAAGATACAGAATATGGACCCTACTTGTCTCAAGCAAAAATAATAATGCAGCAAATTGAACAAAAAGCTCTGCCACTCACTGCACTCGAAAAACCCCTCATACATGCCCTCGAAGCAGCGACTCCACGAAATCGATATCTCATTTATAAACATCCAATATTGCTCAAAATCTTGATACGATTCATTCCAGGAAAATGGAAAGACTATTTCACGATTTCATACCTCAAAACCATGGCTTTAAAAAATAAAATAAAATGA
- a CDS encoding M1 family metallopeptidase: protein MMKNIISFILIIAVHLCNSLLAQSHFTPKDSLRGSLNPNRMYDVQFYDLHVSFDMLEKKIEGYNDIHFSCPMDLSGIQVDLFDQMNVSKISMGKDNLNFSRSNNTIYIPHSFKKSEKYTVRIYYDGSPIEAKNPPWDGGFSWKRDEKNRFWASVSCEGIGASLWWPNKDHLSDEPDSMHIHLTVPSDLYAVSNGQLVQRERIDGLHVTYHWSVQYPINNYNVTFYIGAYEHFQDQYLSQESKKLDLDYYVLDYNTTIAREHFKQVHKVLEAFEKYLGPYPFWKDGYALVEAPYLGMEHQSAIAYGNKYLRGYLGGRIPAEFDFDFIILHETAHEYWGNSVSCTDLAEMWIHESFATYMENLFVEYFYGKSAALRYLQSSRQYIQNKFPIIGQFGVNDEPADSDQYYKGAWMLHTIRQKINNDSLWFDILKQFYKNHEYGFASTQDFVNLLEAKTGTDYCDIVNQYLKYANLPELEYKIIQKPEYSGVSFRWKSNTKKFDLPVNFQLDKKVIRLTATNEWQTVSFGRIYQLIEPIDSDILITTKLVNE from the coding sequence ATGATGAAAAATATTATTTCTTTCATTCTGATTATTGCTGTTCATTTGTGTAATTCACTTTTAGCCCAAAGTCATTTCACACCCAAAGACAGTTTAAGAGGTTCTCTTAATCCGAATCGAATGTACGATGTTCAGTTTTACGATTTACATGTCAGCTTTGATATGCTGGAGAAAAAAATAGAAGGCTATAACGATATTCACTTTTCTTGCCCAATGGACCTTTCCGGTATTCAAGTCGATTTATTTGATCAGATGAACGTAAGTAAAATTTCCATGGGAAAAGATAATCTTAACTTTTCCAGATCCAACAACACCATTTATATTCCCCACTCATTTAAAAAATCCGAAAAATATACAGTACGGATTTACTATGATGGTAGTCCTATTGAAGCAAAAAATCCACCATGGGATGGCGGATTTAGTTGGAAACGGGATGAAAAAAACAGATTCTGGGCTTCCGTTTCATGTGAAGGAATTGGTGCAAGTTTATGGTGGCCAAATAAGGATCATTTGTCAGACGAACCGGATAGTATGCATATACATCTGACAGTGCCTTCAGATCTATATGCAGTATCCAATGGCCAATTGGTTCAGAGAGAGAGAATAGATGGCTTGCACGTTACATATCATTGGTCTGTACAATATCCAATCAACAATTACAATGTCACTTTTTACATAGGAGCATACGAACACTTCCAGGATCAGTATTTGTCTCAAGAAAGTAAAAAACTGGATTTGGATTATTATGTCCTGGACTATAATACCACCATCGCAAGAGAACATTTCAAACAAGTCCACAAAGTATTAGAAGCCTTCGAAAAATACTTGGGACCATATCCTTTCTGGAAAGATGGTTATGCACTCGTAGAAGCACCATACCTTGGCATGGAACACCAGTCAGCTATAGCATATGGTAATAAATATCTACGAGGTTATCTGGGAGGCAGGATTCCTGCGGAATTTGATTTTGACTTTATTATATTGCATGAGACCGCTCATGAATATTGGGGCAACAGTGTGAGCTGTACGGATCTTGCGGAAATGTGGATACACGAATCATTTGCAACTTACATGGAAAATTTATTTGTCGAATATTTTTATGGCAAATCTGCTGCATTGCGTTATCTTCAATCAAGCAGACAGTATATCCAAAATAAATTTCCGATCATAGGACAATTCGGTGTCAATGATGAACCTGCTGACAGTGATCAATACTACAAAGGAGCTTGGATGCTGCATACGATCAGACAAAAAATCAATAATGACTCATTATGGTTCGACATACTCAAACAATTTTACAAAAATCATGAATATGGCTTTGCAAGCACTCAAGATTTTGTGAATCTTCTCGAAGCAAAAACGGGTACAGATTATTGTGATATCGTAAATCAATATTTGAAATATGCAAATCTCCCGGAATTAGAATATAAAATCATCCAAAAACCGGAATATTCAGGAGTTTCTTTCAGGTGGAAAAGCAATACAAAAAAATTCGACTTACCTGTAAATTTCCAATTAGATAAAAAGGTGATACGTTTAACTGCGACTAACGAATGGCAGACAGTTAGTTTTGGAAGAATTTACCAGCTGATAGAGCCTATTGATTCAGACATTCTGATTACC
- a CDS encoding GWxTD domain-containing protein, which produces MQRQKGNSQTTNLSFIIFFLCSFICKLSAAEFFVQPVVFCQDNIAYIEISYVLKPSSSSFVIANAKKYFQLSVFLRNKMGISKAEKFQISCEDPKSGTIHLMRWVVDTGDYVLESHLLESGDSLNELFLKNDIQVRPCDKIALSQIQLLSKVSNLDKCTLPNCKNGFYFEPLLQHTLYKNQYKLISYVESYQAPNSIKEKLMYRYSVDKIDSIGTRTNTLEWYKKRPWQTRDIQLSEQDISSLASGEYYLKVELMNAEKKVIDQTEQLFSRINPFWDRFYATDGDQSEEKLFFQNMKPDSVIYAVKAMKPILSSGEIGALDYLTKLNKIKELKIFLYQSWKERSETRPVESFQSYMSLARAVDKKYNGGFGYGFETDRGFIILRYGNPTEIISEEYENGAYPYEIWKYSKLGTTGQTRVTFLFYNPDLAGSDYRLLHCNAIGERFNPLWENELYKNAREEFRENDPLAPANISDNFNRRAKDYFKY; this is translated from the coding sequence ATGCAAAGACAAAAGGGCAATAGTCAAACTACAAACCTATCTTTTATCATCTTTTTTTTGTGTAGTTTCATCTGCAAATTAAGTGCTGCGGAATTTTTTGTACAGCCTGTGGTATTTTGTCAGGACAATATAGCCTACATCGAGATCTCCTACGTTTTGAAACCTTCAAGCTCTTCTTTTGTCATTGCAAATGCGAAGAAATATTTTCAGCTTTCCGTTTTTTTGAGAAATAAAATGGGAATTTCAAAAGCTGAGAAATTTCAAATCAGTTGCGAAGATCCTAAATCCGGTACCATCCATCTCATGAGGTGGGTTGTTGACACCGGTGATTATGTGCTGGAATCTCATCTCTTGGAAAGCGGTGATAGTTTGAATGAACTCTTTTTGAAAAACGACATTCAAGTCAGACCCTGTGACAAAATTGCTTTATCTCAAATACAATTACTGTCAAAAGTGTCAAATCTTGACAAATGTACCTTGCCAAATTGCAAAAATGGTTTCTACTTTGAACCATTGTTGCAGCATACATTGTATAAAAATCAATATAAATTAATTTCATACGTCGAATCCTATCAGGCACCAAATTCCATCAAAGAAAAATTAATGTACAGGTACTCTGTCGATAAGATCGATAGCATCGGAACCAGAACAAACACATTGGAATGGTACAAAAAGAGACCTTGGCAAACCCGCGACATCCAACTTTCTGAACAAGATATTAGTTCGCTTGCATCGGGAGAATATTACTTGAAAGTTGAATTGATGAATGCCGAAAAAAAAGTGATAGATCAGACTGAACAACTTTTTTCAAGAATCAATCCTTTTTGGGATAGATTTTATGCGACGGATGGAGATCAGTCAGAAGAAAAATTGTTTTTCCAAAATATGAAACCAGATAGTGTAATATACGCAGTTAAGGCGATGAAACCAATTTTGTCCAGTGGGGAAATTGGAGCTTTGGACTATCTGACAAAACTCAATAAAATTAAAGAATTAAAGATATTTCTATATCAAAGTTGGAAAGAAAGAAGCGAAACAAGACCGGTGGAGAGTTTCCAAAGTTATATGTCTTTGGCAAGAGCAGTAGACAAAAAATATAATGGTGGTTTTGGATACGGATTTGAGACGGATAGAGGATTTATCATTTTGAGATACGGCAATCCAACTGAAATTATTTCTGAAGAATATGAGAATGGTGCATATCCTTATGAAATATGGAAGTATTCCAAACTTGGAACAACTGGTCAAACACGTGTTACATTTTTATTTTATAATCCCGATCTTGCCGGTTCAGATTATCGTCTGCTTCACTGTAATGCAATAGGTGAGAGATTTAATCCACTGTGGGAAAATGAATTGTACAAAAATGCGAGAGAAGAATTCAGAGAAAATGATCCGCTTGCACCAGCAAATATCTCTGATAATTTCAACCGTAGAGCTAAAGATTATTTTAAGTATTAA
- a CDS encoding nucleoside deaminase — protein MIEVYNDQFFMKQAYAEALKARDAGEVPIGAVLVFKKQIIARAHNQTQLLQDVTAHAEMLGITAASNGINAKYLKDCTLFVTLEPCVMCAAALRWAQISKLVYAAEDPKQGYMRYGNELLHPKTKIHYGLLSDECSELMREFFKTRRKKA, from the coding sequence ATGATTGAGGTTTACAATGATCAGTTTTTTATGAAGCAGGCATATGCTGAAGCATTGAAAGCTAGAGATGCCGGTGAAGTTCCCATTGGTGCAGTGTTGGTTTTTAAAAAGCAAATCATCGCTCGTGCACATAACCAAACTCAATTGCTGCAAGATGTCACTGCCCACGCAGAAATGCTTGGAATAACCGCGGCTTCAAATGGAATTAATGCAAAGTATCTCAAAGACTGTACTTTGTTCGTTACGTTAGAGCCCTGTGTCATGTGCGCTGCTGCATTAAGATGGGCACAGATATCAAAATTAGTATATGCTGCTGAAGATCCAAAGCAAGGATATATGAGATATGGTAATGAGCTGTTGCACCCCAAGACGAAAATTCATTACGGTCTCCTTTCAGATGAATGCAGTGAATTGATGCGAGAGTTTTTTAAGACCCGGAGAAAGAAGGCATAA